TATTGCGATAGATCGTCGCTCCACGGTCACGCGCACCCTTGGCCAGCGCCTGCGTGAGGTCTGCCGGCTGGATATAACCATCATCGGGATGCTGGATGGCGCCGAGCAGCCCGTCGGTCTCGCAGAGCGGCCAGATTTCCTTCACCTGCTCCGGCGTCAGCATGTTGACGCGCACGCCGATCGTCTCGGCAATGCCGGCATAATACATATATTCGTCCCAGCGATCCTTGGTGCGGGCGAGACGGATGTTCGAGACCTTGGAAAAGCCGACATTCATGCCGGTCTCTTCCTGCAGCTCCTCATAAAACTTCACGGAATATTTGTGGATCTGCCCCACCGAATAGCTCATGTTGAACAACGGCAGAAGGCCGGCCGCATGCCAGGTGGAGCCCGAGGTCAGCTCCTTGCGCTCGATGAGCACGCTGTCGCTCCAGCCCTTTTTGGCAAGATGATAAAGCGTCGAGACGCCGACCACGCCGCCACCGATCACCACCGCCCGTGCATGTGTCTTCATTTACAGAACCCCTAAAAAGCGCCGGCATTGACTGTCGTGCTGCCAAATCGATGAGGGGAATATGAAGCGCTCCGCTGCGGTTCAGCCGCCTGATTGCGACATGGCCATAGGGTGCTGCGACAGCCGCAAAAATGCCGTCGCCGGGGATAGGATTGAGACCGCCGTCGCCTTTTGAAGACGACGGCGGCGAACATATCGGAAAATACCAACCGAGACAGATCAGGTGTCAGCCAATGACGGATTGAAGCTGAAGCACCGGATCAACCGGCTATCTGTTCTGCAGCTGCAATTGCAGCCCCCGGACATCCGGGCCATCCAGCTTCAAACCCTTGAGAACATCATTGCCGGGAACGATGATCGAGTCCTTGAGGACAGGACCGCCTGGCAGATTGTGTATTCCGCCGCCCCCACCGGGCGGTGGCGGTGGCGGCGGATAGCCACTGCTGCCACAGGGCGGAATGCGATAGATGCAATCGCCAGTGAATTGCTCAAGTCCACCTGCGGCCACAGAAGGGCGAACGGCGTCCTGTGCACCTGCCAGAAACGGAAAAAACATACCGAAAAGAAAAATGGCCCTTCTCATTTCGCAACCTCCTGCGAAGATGCACAAATCTTGGCGCGGTCTTTCACGTCCTTGCCGGCGGCAGCTTTTGCCGCTGCGTCCAGCCATGCGGGCGTGCTGTTGCGCATACCGATGGAAACGCTGTTGAAGCCAATGACGAGCGGTCTCGCAAACTGGCTATCGGAAAAGAGGCCGGAACTGTTCGTGCTGCGAATGCTGTTGTCATTGCCGGCCATGTTTTCGGCCACCGGCTGCTGGCCCTGCGGGCCTGTGGTCGCGGCAACGGCCGCACCATCGACAGTCTTCTGGACGTCGCCCTTGTTACCCCCCGCATCGAGGAAAGCGGCGCGTGCCCGGCCGTTGGTGACCTTCACCCCGCGTGTTAGAAACGCCTGACGCACGACCAGCAGGCGGATGTCGTAAATATAGCGCGAACCACAATCTTCCGTCTCTGCGGTTCTCAAAATATCGCGACTGAGAATGTAGGAGAGTTTTTCGCGAAGGTAGTCATCGGCGCAATAGACCTTGGTGTCGCCATCATTGCAAAATCCCATCAGCGCATTTTGCGCGTGGAAGGGATTGATCGCATAGGTCTGCACATTCTGAAGCTCGATTTCCTCGATATCCGCCCGCGCACCACCGAAGGCGATATTGCGTAAAAGTCCTGCCATTCCTTCCTTGCGTTCTATCTTGATGACGGGAAACAGCGCGTCCTTCACCACCAGGCCGGACGTCGTCCCATCAACAGCAACCTCGGTACGCGGTTGAGCAATCAAGAGAGACTTTTTATCCTCCGACCAGGTGCTGTCGCCGAAATAAGGCGCCTCCGACTTGACCCCCAGATATCCCCGCAAATTCGGTATCTGGGTAATCTTGACGTAGCGGCCGATGAAGGATTCGCTTTCGAGATCCGTGGGCAAAGACTTGAACTTGTGGCCTGAATCCACGACCTCGGCGATAATGTCTCCGACATAGATATCCTCCTGCGGAGGATAGACCGGCTCGATGCCTAATCTGCGGATGGATTCATTCCAGCGTTTCGGCAGGTAATCATCCGTCACATCGGTTTCGCCCATCAGGAAAAACAGACCGGCAGAACCGATAACGACACCCGCCGCCAGCAAGGACAATCTGGCTGCATGCGGTGTCAGCCACCTCCAGGCACTCCTTAATTTTTCCCGCAGGGACGTTTTTGCGGGAACTTGGCCCGGAGGCTGGACAGGCTGGGCAGGCTGGGCAGGCTGGGCAGGCTGGGCAGGCTGGGCAGGCTGGGCAGGCTGGGCAGGCTGGGCAGGCTGGGCAGGCTGGCCATTTCCATTGACTGGATTCGTCATGTGAGCCCCGACAGGAAAGAAATGATCTAAATATAAGCCAACATATCAACTTATAGTTTAAACAACAATACAGTCATGAAGGGAATTTTTATTATATTTTCATGAAGACGTCCGACAAAAAGCGGCTTCCCTCCTCGGAAAATCTCTCCCCTGCTTGGCTCCTCATCCGCACCAATGCAATCGGGCGCGAGGATAATTCCCCGCGCCCGTCAAAGCCCCATAACGGTTGCGTTGCCGCAGCGGCGGCAGCCTAAGGTCAATTGTCCTTGCCGGCCGCCTTTGGCGTTGCCTTCGGCTCCACGACGGTCTTGTCACCCGCCTTGGCCATATCCTTTTCGGCGACAGTTGCCGCGGCAGGCGCCGCCGCACCCGTATGCGCCACCACCGCCTTGTCACCCTCCTCCGAAAGCAGCGCCGCCAGCATTTGCGGGTTGGCGTCGCCTTCCACATGGATGTTCAGATTGCGCTGCGGGAACGGGATGGCGATGCCCTCCTCGCGGAAGCGCTGGAGGATGGCGATCCGCAGCGCGTTCTTCACACCAAGCCCGGTCGACAGATCGGCAAGGTGGAACCGCAATTCAAAATCCAGCGAAAAATCACCAAAGCGCAGGAATTCCACATGCGGCTCGGGGTTGCGCAGCACCGGTGGCTGGGCGCGCACCAGTTCCAGTAGAATATCCATGACCCGCTGCGGATCGGAATCATAAGCCACGGAAACCGGAATTTCCGCACGCATGATGCGGTTGCGGTGTGTCCAGTTGCCGACCGAGGAATTGATGAACTCGGAATTCGGCACGATGATCGACTGGCCGCGAAAGGTTTCGATTTCGGTCGCACGCACGGACAGCCGCTTGACGGTGCCCTCGGTCGTACCCGTCACCACCCAGTCGCCCACCTTGAAGGGACGCTCGACCAGAAGGATGAGGCCGGACACGAAGTTGGAGACGATGTTCTGCAGGCCAAAACCGATACCGACCGAAAGGGCGGAAGCAACCAGCGCCAGGCTGGAGAGGTTGAGGCCGGCGGAAGACACGCCAAAGATCGCCGCAACCGCGATGCCGAGATAACCGATGCCGGTTTTAACCGAGTTGCGCACCCCGGCATCCACCTGGCCCCGCGCCATGACGTTATTATCCAGCCACTTCTGGAACCAGCGCGTAATGATGTAGCCGATGGCGAAAACCAGAACGCCGCCGAAGAGGCCGATCAGCGAGATCGAGGCGTTGCCGACGGTAATGCCCGTCAGCAGGCGATAAGCCCAGCTTTCGATATCGCCCGGCTGGAAGCCCCAGGAAAACAGGATGAGCGGCACACCGAAGGCAAGCGCCACGGCATAGATGCCAAGCCCGGCGGCAAGACCGGCCTGATCAAGCGCAACCGGACCGAGACCGAAACGCCGCGCGAGATAACGCCCGGCAAGGGATTCGGCAAAGGCGCCCTGCCTCGAAATCGCCTTGCCGGACAGAATGCCGATATACATGGTTGCCAGCACGGCACCGGTGGCGACAATCTGCGTGGCAAGGAAGCGCGCAAGACCGACATAACCCGTCAGACACGCGCCGATGAGAATGAGACCGCCAACGCGCAGCAGGATGACCAGCCAGCGCGGCAGCCGCTGGTTGCCGGTCTCATAATCCTGCCCCTCGCCAATCATCGGCCGCAGGAATGATACGGTGAGCAGGATGATGCCGATGATGATCGAGGCGACGAAACTCTTGGCAACGGTGACGATCAAGGGCGAATAAAGCGTCTCGCTGATCGTTCCAAACAGATAGTCGAGACCATTGACGAGCGCCATCAGCAGCACCGCAGACGACAGCGTATGCGCGCCGCGATTGGACACTTTCAACAGACGCCATTCCGGCTGGGTGGGTGCAAAGATCGCGTAGCTCAGCCGCGATACGAAATAAACGAAGCCGAGGATGGCCATCGCCCCGAACAGGATCGGCGCTATATCGGATCGCAGCACGTTGAAATTATCGAGGAAAAACGCCGAGGTGACCAGAAACAGGAACAGCGACAGCGATTGCACCATGGTCGACCAGAAGGCCACGGAGAGCCTTCTGAGATAAGATGGCTCACCGGTAAAGGCCCGCCGGTCCATGCGGCTGCCGAAAAACCGGTAACCGCCAACCAAGAACAGCAGTCCTGCCATGATAGACAGCATCACGGCCCCGAACATCGGCAACCGCTTGTAGCTCCAAACGAAACCCGCCCAGCTGCTGAAGGCGTTGTTGAGGTTGGTCACCTCGGTAACGAAAGCCGAAGAGGCGTCGCCTAGCGTCTGGGCAGAAACTTCCGTGCGCTTGAACAGGGTGGCGGCAAAAAGCGCCCGGCGCACCGCCGTGATATTGTTGGAAATCTGCGCGGCACTGGTGGCGGTGCTTTCCACCTCACCGGCAATCGCATTCACCTCGGCACGCTCCGCCGTCAGCCGGGCGCGCTCTTCCGTCACCATGCTCGCTTCCGGCGGCTGGCCATCGGCTGGCGGCTCGCCAAGCGCATCGAGACGAGTCTTGATCTGGTCCAGCCGGGTGCGCAGCTTGGTGTTGGCCGCCGCGGCATCGGCGGCAATACCATCGGCACGGCCTTTCATATCCACCAGATGCACGTCGTCGCTGCCGCCCGCCTCCACCTGCCCGGCGATGGTTGCAACATCGGCTTTCCATTTTTCCAGTTCCGCCCGCGCCTGCTCGACTGTGGTGGCCTGGATCACGGCAGGCGCCGGCGGCGTTGTCTCCCCTTGCGCGGATGCCGGCATTGCGGGCAACAGAAAACCGCCGAAAAGCGAAACCATCATGACCAATATCATGGCCATGGCACTGCTTCGCCCCCGACCAGATGCCGGTTCACCGAACACCCGTCTGCCATTCATCAATCCGCCGAACATCAACCGCACATCCATGCCTTTCGTCTCTTCACGCCGTCCCAGGCTTTTTAACGCCTGCGCCGGGGAAAACCACCCGCATGAAGCGAGGTTTTCCGGAGTTTACCTTGCTTTTCACCACGAGAATCATCACCTTTGATAGTGCAGCAAACATGGGAGGAAATCATGGAATCTGCTGGTATTGGCTGGATCGCAGCTATCATCATCGGTGGTGTCGCCGGGTGGCTCGCCGAACAATTCATGAAAAGCAATATGGGTGTTTTCATGAACATCCTTCTTGGAATCGTCGGCGCCATCGTCGCCAACGCCATATTGTCCGTGTTTGGAATCGTTTTGACCGGCTGGCTCGGTTATCTCATCGCCGGCTTCATCGGCGCCTGCATCCTCATCCTTATCGGGCGGGCCTTCAGACGCGGCTGAGCAAAAAGTAAAATCCGTAAAACCCCGGATTTCCAGCCTTTTCCAGCGCGACTGAAATTTTTCCGTCACAAAAATCGAAGAAATTTCATTTCCGCGCTGGACAAGCTCAAACTTCCCCTTTATAGCCCCCCTCACACCGCCACACGGTGCCGGTCGGGTGATTAGCTCAGTTGGTAGAGCAGCTGACTCTTAATCAGCGGGTCGTAGGTTCGAGCCCTACATCACCCACCAAATTCTCTTTAAATGACAGAATGTTGCGATGCTTACTTAAAGCATCGCCCGAGCGATTGAGCTTTTGCAATCGCCTTTTCCCAGCAATGCCAGCGAAAGAAACGTTACCCGTCACGGATAACGCCGAGCCGCGCAGGCCCACTAGCGCAACAGCTCCCCGGCAAGTCTACAAATTCGTTTCCGATACGCTTTTGTCCCGATGAAGCGCGGCTCCAAAGGCCGACCGGCGATACGGCTTCCGAATTCTTCCGTGAAACGAACGGGTGCTGCCTGTTTTACCGCATTGATTGCGGAATCGATAAACGCCTGCCGTCTCGGGCTCTCCTCCTGAGGTCGCGATGCGAGGACAACCACCTTGCCGCGTATCTGCCCGTCCTTGTGCAAAATGAACCGCAGCGTCACCACCAGCCCCTCCGTGTCTTCCGGCGGCACCCAGCAGGCATAGATCGCATCGAACATTTCATTGAGATTACTGGCAGGCGTCGGATCATTGCAGATCCGCGACTGGCCCCAAGCCGGCGCCAGCATACCTCCAGCCAAGATGCTCGACACCACGAGACCGGGCAGCCTGAAACGACGGAACACCAAAGAAGTATGGTTGATCAAATCCAATATCCTCTATCAGGAAGCAATCCGGCTGCTTTGGCCGGCCGGTCTAACCATTTTAAAAAATTGGTTTTTCCGTAAATATCTTGAAAGCTCCATGTGACGTGATGTAAACATCAATAAATAAAATCACAAACACATCAATAAAAACAATAATTAAATAGATAAAAATACATATTTCGGGAAAAATAAATTTAAAAACCAAAAACATCAACAGAATATATAAAATTATATTTATATAAAAATTATAAAAAACAAAAGTAATATTCGGAATTCCAATCAATAAATTCTATATTATTGAATATACAGACAGCTGTAAAATACTCTCCGGAAACGCGGCTTCGCATCTTAACCAATGGCTGCGGTTTACATTGCAAGCCAATGATTTAGCTGTATGCATGGCCTGCCAGAACAGGAAAAAAAGGGGGATATCATGACATCGAAATGGGTATTGGCAGTGTTTTTCGGCACAGCGATGACGGTTGCGGGTGCGGCGCAGGCCGAAGACCTGGTGTTCACGCTGAAGAACGGCACGGGCTCCGTTCTTAACGCCTTTTATACCTCACCGGTGGGCGTTGATGACTGGGAAGACGATGTGTTCGGCAAGAAGGCGCTTGGCCCCGGCGAAGAGATGGAAATCACCATCGCCGATGGCCGCAGCGTCTGCAAATATGACATGCGCTTCGAATTCCAGGGCGATGCGCTGGAGGATCTGGAGGATACGCAGAATCTCTGCGAGCTCGGCGAATATACCATCACCGAATAATCCAGTGACGGCCCTGCCCGGCAAAGGCAGGGCCTGCGGCGGCCAAGCTCCGAAAAAAAGAAGGTACGGCAATTATAGGCACTGCCGCGCCGCCCTTTTCCCCAAAGCTGTCTCAATCATCCCTATGATTGGCAGGATGAGATTGATCATCAACATATTGCTGTTCGTCCTCGGCGCGGTCGGGAGCGGAATATGTGCGTTTTTATTATCGGCAGCGCTTGCCGATTCCGGGCTGCTGGGTTCCTGTTTTGAAGGAAATTGCGCTTATGCGGCGCTGTTTATGGTGCTTCCGGTCGCATGGTTCATACTTTTTGCGCTTTATGTCATGGCTTTGCTCGTCTGGAGACGAAAACCGTTCCGCAATGGACGTTTCTGAAAAAGCGCGTTACGTCGCCATCGCTACCGCGCGTTCGTTGACAGCGATAAGCACTTACCGTTAACTCCGCCTGCTGGGGGATTCGCTGCCAGTGATATATGGGCCCGATGGGCATTCCCTGTATCACAGGCCTCTGAATGTGCATGTTCCGATTTGCGTTTTGCGTTTGCTGGGCATGACGGAAAACAGGGAGACCAAAGGATGCGGGCCGCAATCAATTCCCCGTCGCTTTCGATCGACACGATGGACTATCAGGCCGAGTGCCAGTTCGCGCTGGAACCATCCATCCAGGGCCTTATTGAAAAGGCGGAGAGCGCCGGCTGGAACCGCCAGCAGGCTGCGCTTGCTATCGTAGCACTCGCCAGCGAACATCTGACCGACCTGTTGTCGGCCGGTGGCCCCGCATTGCTGGATCAACGTTCCCTTTCCTGATCTCCGCTGAAGCGGGCGGAACCAGCGCCCGCCTTGTCCAGACATCATCTTGAAAATCAATCCTGCGCGCCCGGAGTGTCCTCACAGACGCTGCCGGCACCCTTGGTCGCGTCGGGACGCCATCACCCAAGGCGAATCCTGCCTCGCACGCCAATATCGCTGCAAGGCAGCCCCCCACCATATTCCGGGTCAGCCCAACCCCGCAGAACGCATCGATTGCCGGTCGGAAACCGCGCCATAGTGTTGACACAGACCACCAATAATGAGAACATAAAGTGAACATTATGGAGGTCAGCGATGAACACTGCAGACGCAACCATAGAAAATGCCCTCTCCGTCGTCGCCCGCTCCCGCGATATGCGCGAGCGCGCGCTGGAACGGCGCCGCGAGTTGCAGCGGCGAACGGAAGTCATCATCACCCGGCCGCTTTACGTGCTGAAAAAGAACGAGTCTAAGCAGCTGTCGTTGAAACTCGACAGCTGAGCATGCGTGCGAACATCAGCTCTACTTTGGGGCAAAAACGCGGGGCGTGTGGCTACGGAAGTCCTGACGCAATGATAACGGGCGCAGTGCTCCCAACGGAGTTTTCCTCTCACGGCCTTGCTCCCGAAAGCAAAATCCCGTGCGGATTACCTCACGCACGGGATTTTCATAATGAAGAGATCATCGTCTTGTCTTATTGCATGCGTTGCATTGCGGCTTCGGGCTCACCGGTCGTCGCAACCGTTGCCGCTGGAAGGCGGTCGGTCTTTTTCAGAATGACAACGGGCTTGTCCACCGGTTCCGTCGGCGGAACGATACTTGCGGTTTTAAATTCACGGTCGACGGCAGGAACGGAAGCGTTGATCTTTTCATGACCCGCGCATTCCGCAAACGCTGCACTGGCGGAAAAGCCAAAGACAGCGGCGATAATGAGAACTGATTTCATGTCATTCTCCCTTCGCTTTTGTGGCGCTCTCCAGTCTAGGTGGAGACGAACCGGATTGAAAATCACACTTTAGAGACATCTAAAGCACCAGATCATTTCGGCAGTCGTCGTCATCGATGTGCGTGGCAGCGATATGCTGACTGTATCGCCGTCATTTCTTCCGCACATCCAGCGGATTTTGGCAAAGCGGCCGGCGAAATATCATCGCCACATAACTTCCCTTGAGGGAAATCAGGCTGGGCGTGTAAGTCGAAACCTTTGCCGTGTTGGCGGCCTTGATCGTTCTTCCATCAGAGGAATTCTGCTGCATGGCGCGCCTCCTTCCATGAGCGATAACGAAAAAACACCGTTCTTGTTCCGCATCGCAGTTTCGTTGCGGACGAGAAAGGGCAATACGTCACCGCGCGTTTCTTCTCCCCGCCGGGGAGAAGGTGGCCCGAAGGGTCGGATGAGGGGGCTAGCTCTCCGGATATCTCGACCCTTGCCCCCTCATCCCGCTGCCGCGACCTTCTCCCCGGCGGGGAGAAGAAACCAGTGGTACCCTCCCCGTGACATCGCCTGTCTCCGTAATCCCCCAACGCTTGAAAATGTCGCCCAAAGCCTCTATATGCCTCACCGCGAGGACGACCTCGGCCATCATGGCGACAGCATGCGGGACGGCCCGGTCACATACCGGAGAATAAATTGCGCTCCCTGCAAGATCGTATTCGCCACGCGCTCAGCTTCGAAATCATCGGCCTTATGCTCGTCGTGCCGCTTGGTGCACTCGTCTTCGGCATGCCGTTGGAAGATATCGGCATTGTCGGTCTGGTCAGCGCCACACTCGCCACCATCTGGAACTACGTCTATAATCTCGGCTTCGACCATGCGATGCAGCGCATGAAGGGCACGACGCTTAAGACGCCCGCCATCCGCGTCGCACACGCCCTGTTGTTCGAACTTGGCCTGCTGATTGTGCTGATGCCCTTCATCGCCTGGTATCTCGGCATCAGCCTTGCCCATGCGCTGGTGATGGATGTTTCGTTTGCGCTGTTTTACGTGGTCTATGCTTTCGTCTTCAACTGGAGCTACGACCGGATTTTCCCGTTGCCGGAATGGCAGTCGCAGGATGCCGTCTGATCGACGGCCACGGCTAGAGACAGCAAAACTTCAGCGTAGCGATTCCTTGAAAAAGCTGACGACATCGGTGTTGAAACCACGATGAAACTCTGCCCGGTCAAAACCGGGCGCATCGCTGCAAACCTGCGGCAAAGCTTTTGCCATTTCTGCCGGGCAAGGCGCGATGAACGAAAAATGCCCTGCCCCCTTCACCATCCGATAGTCCGGTTTCTTCGGCAGTTCATCGCGCAATCTCGCAATATCCTCCGGCACAATGCCATCACCGCCCTGTTCCGAACTCCACAGCTGGACAGGAATACCGATATCTTCCAGATTTTCAGCACCGGGAAAGGCATTGAGCGGGTCTGCAACAACCGCGGCCCTTACCCGCTTATCGTGAGCCCGGTCTTTCGCAACAGCGCTTTTGTCCCGCATCTGCGCGCATATCGGCGCCTGCTCGTCCGGGCATGGCAATCTGCTGTTTAAAAAATCCGGCACGCCGCCGGCAAGCACCAGCGCCGTATAACCACCGCGCGAAAATCCGAAGACACCGATCCGCCCGGCATCGATGACGCCGGCCTCTTTCCAGCCCGCCAGCATATGATCAAGCAGGCGCACAATATCCGCCGGCCGGTCGGTCAGCGCGGAAAGCTCGCCTGCCCGCTTCATATCAATCGCATTATCGCCGGGATGATTAAGCGCCGCGACGATGAAACCGGCATCCGCCAGCGCCGCCGCCGTATCGCGGTGGCTGAAATATGTGCCGGCGAAACCATGGGAAATGACGATAAGCGGATATTGCCCGTCAATGATCGGGCAATCGCGCACCACAGGCAATACGAAGGGACCGATACGGCTTTCCACCGCCGCCGCCGCACAGGGCGACCAGACCGCCGCCCTGATGGGAGCTTTACCATCGGTGGATGGAACCTCGATCAACCGCAGGCCGGCTGCCGTGGCAGCGCCCGTCCCGGAAACAACGGAAATCAGAAGAAGGCAACACACCACCAGGAATCGCATCAGAAACTCGCGGATCGGAAACATTGAGCGCAAGGCCGGCCATCAACCAGCCCTGCCCGAAACATAAGGCAATTTCTTATAGCGCTGATGACCGCCGCGAAGGCTTAAAGCGACTTCAGCGTCCAGACGACAATCTCGCGCGTGGCGGCGGCGAAGGCCTGATCCAGCGCCTTGACGAAATTGGCGTTGCCGGAACCACTGACACGGGCGCTGGCGCGGAACACTTCCTGCGCCTTCACCGTGCCGTTGCGGTCGTTCAGAAGCTTCACCGACATTTCGATATTGGCGATGTTTCTCGCCGTATCCACCTCGAAGGCGCGAATATCGGTCACGACCTGATAGTCGATCGCCAGCCCCTGCCCCGGACGGCCGACGCCGCCGAGCTTGCCGGTGTCTTCGAAAGCTTCCACGAGCTTGGACTGAACCATGCGCGGCAGGCGGTCGCTCCATTGCGAATTGCCGAGATATTGCACTTCCGAACCGGAGAGCCGCACCACGATATTTTCGCTGTCCAGCGCCTTGAGTGCGGTCGGATCGGCAATCAGCAATTGCCGGCCTTTCAGCGAAGGTCCCTGCGTCACCGTCGCCGAAGACACGGAAAGATCGAACGTATCGTTCTTCGGCGCGCCGGCACAGCCGGCCAGCAGCGCGGCAAGCAGCGGAGCCAGAATAAGGGCACGGCGTTTATGGCCGGTCATCGATCGTGTCATTGGCCCATACCCCTCTTAGCGCCTTGTTCTGCCATCATATTGTTTCACGGTTTCACCGCCGAAAATCAACCGCTGCGGATCGCGGTCAATATTGGTGATGGCATTGTTGAGATTGTCGACTGTCTGTCGCGTGCTGCCAATCAGCGCCTGGAAATCTTTCAGGCCAGAGCTGGAGAAGCGGGTCAGATTGTCTGCGATCGGCCCGATGCGGGCATTGAGATTGTCGGCCACGGCCTTGAACGAGGTAAGCGTCTCGCGCGCCTTGGCAAACAGCGAATTGGCGTCATCGGTGCCGAGCATGCCGTCCACCTTGGCAAGAATGCCATCGACGCGGCTGGAAGCGAGGTTCAGCTTGCGGCCCATGTCGGTGAAGTCGGAAACCGCCTGGTCGATATCGGCGCGGCGGGCACCGACATCATCGGCAATCCGCTTGAAATTCGCCACGGCATCGCGCGCATCGGCGGTCGCGGCGGAAACATCGCCGACCACGGTGCTGACCTTGGCGGGATCGACGGAGGCCAGAAGCTCATCCGCACGCTTCACGACAGTCTGCACTTCCGTGCTCGCCGCCTCGAAATTGCGCGCCGTGCTCTGCACCGTCTCCATGATGCCCTGAATATCGCTGGAAGCCGACGCTACATCCTTCGTCACCTTGTCGACATTCGACAGGATGGAATCGATCTTGCCGGCATCCACCGCCTTCACCAGATCCTCGATGGCGGTCAGCGTGCCGTCGA
The Agrobacterium cucumeris DNA segment above includes these coding regions:
- a CDS encoding PACE efflux transporter, whose product is MRSLQDRIRHALSFEIIGLMLVVPLGALVFGMPLEDIGIVGLVSATLATIWNYVYNLGFDHAMQRMKGTTLKTPAIRVAHALLFELGLLIVLMPFIAWYLGISLAHALVMDVSFALFYVVYAFVFNWSYDRIFPLPEWQSQDAV
- a CDS encoding GlsB/YeaQ/YmgE family stress response membrane protein — translated: MESAGIGWIAAIIIGGVAGWLAEQFMKSNMGVFMNILLGIVGAIVANAILSVFGIVLTGWLGYLIAGFIGACILILIGRAFRRG
- a CDS encoding alpha/beta hydrolase family protein; translation: MRFLVVCCLLLISVVSGTGAATAAGLRLIEVPSTDGKAPIRAAVWSPCAAAAVESRIGPFVLPVVRDCPIIDGQYPLIVISHGFAGTYFSHRDTAAALADAGFIVAALNHPGDNAIDMKRAGELSALTDRPADIVRLLDHMLAGWKEAGVIDAGRIGVFGFSRGGYTALVLAGGVPDFLNSRLPCPDEQAPICAQMRDKSAVAKDRAHDKRVRAAVVADPLNAFPGAENLEDIGIPVQLWSSEQGGDGIVPEDIARLRDELPKKPDYRMVKGAGHFSFIAPCPAEMAKALPQVCSDAPGFDRAEFHRGFNTDVVSFFKESLR
- a CDS encoding ABC-type transport auxiliary lipoprotein family protein, with amino-acid sequence MTRSMTGHKRRALILAPLLAALLAGCAGAPKNDTFDLSVSSATVTQGPSLKGRQLLIADPTALKALDSENIVVRLSGSEVQYLGNSQWSDRLPRMVQSKLVEAFEDTGKLGGVGRPGQGLAIDYQVVTDIRAFEVDTARNIANIEMSVKLLNDRNGTVKAQEVFRASARVSGSGNANFVKALDQAFAAATREIVVWTLKSL
- a CDS encoding MlaD family protein, encoding METKANYTIVGIFTLIVIAAAFGFVYWMAEFGRGGPTAQLVVRIPGSANGLSVGSPVRFNGIPVGTVRGLAIDRDDPAYSIAFTEVQADAPVFPSTRAVLEIQGLTGAAYIELSGGNKDGERILQKSAETGVPAELTADLSSVTNLLATADKILKRADGAIGELQGFVQDARGPLTQTVRNAEKFSDALAANSDGIKNFIASLSSLSTTVQSVSVRLDGTLTAIEDLVKAVDAGKIDSILSNVDKVTKDVASASSDIQGIMETVQSTARNFEAASTEVQTVVKRADELLASVDPAKVSTVVGDVSAATADARDAVANFKRIADDVGARRADIDQAVSDFTDMGRKLNLASSRVDGILAKVDGMLGTDDANSLFAKARETLTSFKAVADNLNARIGPIADNLTRFSSSGLKDFQALIGSTRQTVDNLNNAITNIDRDPQRLIFGGETVKQYDGRTRR
- a CDS encoding mechanosensitive ion channel family protein, producing MDVRLMFGGLMNGRRVFGEPASGRGRSSAMAMILVMMVSLFGGFLLPAMPASAQGETTPPAPAVIQATTVEQARAELEKWKADVATIAGQVEAGGSDDVHLVDMKGRADGIAADAAAANTKLRTRLDQIKTRLDALGEPPADGQPPEASMVTEERARLTAERAEVNAIAGEVESTATSAAQISNNITAVRRALFAATLFKRTEVSAQTLGDASSAFVTEVTNLNNAFSSWAGFVWSYKRLPMFGAVMLSIMAGLLFLVGGYRFFGSRMDRRAFTGEPSYLRRLSVAFWSTMVQSLSLFLFLVTSAFFLDNFNVLRSDIAPILFGAMAILGFVYFVSRLSYAIFAPTQPEWRLLKVSNRGAHTLSSAVLLMALVNGLDYLFGTISETLYSPLIVTVAKSFVASIIIGIILLTVSFLRPMIGEGQDYETGNQRLPRWLVILLRVGGLILIGACLTGYVGLARFLATQIVATGAVLATMYIGILSGKAISRQGAFAESLAGRYLARRFGLGPVALDQAGLAAGLGIYAVALAFGVPLILFSWGFQPGDIESWAYRLLTGITVGNASISLIGLFGGVLVFAIGYIITRWFQKWLDNNVMARGQVDAGVRNSVKTGIGYLGIAVAAIFGVSSAGLNLSSLALVASALSVGIGFGLQNIVSNFVSGLILLVERPFKVGDWVVTGTTEGTVKRLSVRATEIETFRGQSIIVPNSEFINSSVGNWTHRNRIMRAEIPVSVAYDSDPQRVMDILLELVRAQPPVLRNPEPHVEFLRFGDFSLDFELRFHLADLSTGLGVKNALRIAILQRFREEGIAIPFPQRNLNIHVEGDANPQMLAALLSEEGDKAVVAHTGAAAPAAATVAEKDMAKAGDKTVVEPKATPKAAGKDN